The following coding sequences lie in one Maribacter forsetii DSM 18668 genomic window:
- a CDS encoding alanine dehydrogenase, which yields MNQPTSPFSKHQLIPQEETLEVLRQKGELFIGIPKENQYQEKRICLTPDAVNAITANGHRVLIESGAGEGAHYSDADYVTAGGEITRDTKKVFACPLILKVEPPTLTEIEYINPQTTIISALQIKTQYKEYFEELARKRITAIAFEYIRDEEGKYPAVRSLSEIAGISSVLIAAELMAANNNGNGLMFGNISGVPPVEVVIIGAGTVGEFAARSAIGIGANVKVFDNSITKLRNIQTNLKQTVYTSTIQPKNLLKALKRCDVAIGATRGKDRSPVVVTSTMVEHMKKGAVIIDVSIDTGGCFETSEITDHNKPTRKKFDVIHYGVPNIPSRYPKTASVSISNIFTPYLLKIGEDGGLENSLRFDKGLRNGLYMYHGILTNKSVGEWFDLQYSDINFLIF from the coding sequence ATGAACCAACCCACTTCCCCTTTTAGTAAGCATCAATTAATTCCACAAGAGGAAACCTTAGAAGTTTTACGTCAAAAAGGAGAATTGTTTATAGGCATTCCAAAGGAAAACCAATACCAAGAAAAAAGAATTTGTCTTACTCCAGATGCTGTAAATGCCATTACCGCTAACGGTCATCGTGTTTTAATTGAATCTGGTGCTGGTGAAGGCGCACATTACTCTGATGCAGATTATGTGACTGCTGGTGGAGAAATTACTAGAGACACCAAGAAAGTTTTCGCTTGCCCTTTAATTCTAAAAGTTGAGCCTCCTACCCTTACGGAAATAGAATATATAAACCCGCAGACAACAATTATATCTGCACTTCAGATCAAGACACAGTATAAAGAGTATTTTGAAGAATTAGCAAGAAAACGAATTACTGCTATTGCATTTGAATATATTAGAGATGAAGAAGGCAAGTACCCTGCAGTAAGATCACTTAGTGAAATTGCCGGTATTTCTTCAGTTCTAATTGCAGCAGAATTAATGGCTGCCAATAACAATGGCAACGGACTCATGTTTGGTAATATTAGCGGCGTACCACCAGTGGAAGTAGTCATTATAGGCGCAGGAACAGTCGGTGAGTTCGCAGCTCGATCAGCTATAGGAATCGGAGCAAATGTCAAAGTTTTTGACAATTCTATAACCAAGCTTAGAAATATACAGACCAACTTAAAACAAACGGTCTACACATCTACCATTCAACCCAAAAACCTATTAAAAGCCTTAAAACGTTGCGATGTAGCAATTGGAGCAACTAGAGGGAAAGATCGATCGCCCGTTGTTGTAACTAGTACCATGGTAGAGCACATGAAAAAAGGTGCTGTCATTATTGATGTAAGTATTGATACAGGTGGATGTTTTGAAACCAGCGAAATAACCGACCACAATAAGCCCACTAGAAAGAAATTTGATGTGATACATTATGGTGTTCCAAACATTCCGTCTAGATATCCAAAAACAGCATCGGTAAGCATAAGCAATATCTTTACACCATACCTACTAAAAATAGGAGAAGATGGTGGATTGGAGAATTCCCTTCGTTTTGACAAAGGTCTTCGCAACGGACTTTATATGTACCACGGCATTTTAACCAACAAGTCTGTAGGCGAATGGTTCGATTTACAATACAGTGATATTAATTTCCTGATTTTTTAG
- the lpxD gene encoding UDP-3-O-(3-hydroxymyristoyl)glucosamine N-acyltransferase: MKFTAGQIAGILEGEVHGNPEIAVHKLAKIEEGEEGSLTFLANPKYTSFIYKTKASVTIVNKSFVPEQDLDTTLIKVEDAYKSFSKLLEYYNQVKNNKVGIEEPIFKSDTATYGADVYIGAFAYLGNNVSLGDNVKIYPNVYIGDNVKIGNNVIIFAGAKVYSETIIGNNCVVNSGSVLGADGFGFAPNEQGEFAKVPQTGNVILEDNVDIGAGTTIDRATLGSTILRKGVKLDNQIQIAHNVEIGEHTVIAAQTGIAGSTKIGKHCMIGGQVGIVGHIVIGDNVRIQAQSGIGRNVKENEVLQGSPALNYGDYNKSYVHFKNLPRIISRIDTLEKKD; encoded by the coding sequence ATGAAATTTACAGCAGGTCAGATTGCAGGTATCTTAGAAGGAGAAGTGCATGGAAATCCAGAAATAGCCGTACATAAACTTGCTAAAATAGAGGAAGGTGAAGAAGGTTCCCTTACTTTTTTAGCTAATCCGAAGTATACTTCATTCATTTACAAGACAAAAGCATCAGTTACTATAGTGAATAAGAGTTTTGTTCCAGAACAAGACTTAGATACTACCTTAATTAAAGTAGAAGATGCCTATAAGTCGTTTTCTAAGTTGTTAGAATATTATAATCAGGTTAAAAACAATAAAGTAGGTATAGAAGAGCCTATTTTTAAATCAGATACCGCTACATATGGTGCTGATGTATATATTGGTGCTTTCGCTTATTTAGGAAATAATGTTTCTTTAGGTGATAATGTAAAAATTTACCCTAATGTTTATATAGGTGATAATGTGAAAATTGGGAACAACGTTATCATTTTTGCAGGAGCCAAAGTATATTCAGAAACAATTATCGGAAATAATTGTGTGGTAAATAGCGGATCAGTGCTTGGTGCGGACGGATTTGGTTTTGCTCCAAACGAGCAAGGGGAGTTCGCAAAGGTACCACAGACCGGTAATGTTATTCTTGAAGATAATGTAGATATTGGTGCCGGTACTACTATAGACAGGGCTACTTTAGGTTCTACCATCTTAAGAAAAGGAGTAAAACTGGATAATCAAATACAAATAGCACATAACGTTGAAATTGGCGAGCATACCGTTATTGCCGCTCAAACCGGAATAGCTGGTTCAACTAAGATAGGCAAGCATTGCATGATTGGCGGGCAAGTGGGTATAGTTGGTCATATTGTTATTGGCGATAACGTAAGAATACAAGCACAATCGGGCATAGGTAGAAATGTGAAAGAAAATGAAGTGTTGCAAGGTTCGCCCGCGTTGAATTATGGTGATTATAATAAATCATATGTTCATTTTAAGAATTTACCAAGAATAATAAGTAGAATCGACACCTTAGAAAAGAAAGATTGA
- the efp gene encoding elongation factor P, with protein sequence MASTSDIRKGLCIRYNNDIYKIIEFLHVKPGKGPAFVRTKLKSVTSGKVLDNTFSAGHKIEDVRVETRSYQYLYPEGETYHFMNTDDYNQITLQESSLDAPGLLKEGEVVKIMFNTEDSMPLSVDMPASVILEITYTEPGVKGNTATNATKPATVETGAEVNVPLFINEGDKVKIDTSTGSYMERVKE encoded by the coding sequence ATGGCATCTACATCAGATATACGAAAAGGACTATGCATTAGATATAACAACGATATCTACAAAATAATTGAATTTTTACACGTAAAACCGGGTAAAGGTCCTGCTTTTGTTCGTACAAAATTAAAAAGTGTTACCTCTGGTAAAGTATTGGACAATACTTTTTCTGCAGGTCATAAAATTGAGGATGTTCGTGTAGAGACACGTTCTTATCAATACTTGTATCCTGAAGGAGAAACATATCACTTCATGAATACAGATGATTATAATCAAATTACATTGCAAGAGAGCTCTCTTGATGCACCGGGACTTTTAAAGGAAGGTGAAGTGGTAAAGATTATGTTCAATACTGAAGATAGTATGCCTTTATCTGTTGATATGCCTGCTAGTGTAATTCTAGAAATTACATATACAGAACCTGGTGTTAAAGGTAATACGGCAACAAATGCTACAAAACCTGCAACGGTAGAAACAGGGGCAGAGGTAAATGTTCCTTTATTTATAAACGAAGGTGATAAGGTTAAAATTGACACTTCTACAGGTTCTTACATGGAACGTGTTAAGGAGTAG
- the tsaE gene encoding tRNA (adenosine(37)-N6)-threonylcarbamoyltransferase complex ATPase subunit type 1 TsaE — protein MEFIYQEGELKNIAKQIIKHASSKTLAFYAPMGAGKTTLIKTLIKELGSSDNVSSPTFGLVNEYALESGELLGYHFDFYRLEDEEEAMDMGLDDYLASGGWIFMEWPEKIPSLIPNDVQNIKIEILDETTRKLIILK, from the coding sequence ATGGAATTCATTTATCAAGAAGGTGAATTAAAGAATATTGCTAAGCAGATTATTAAACACGCCAGTAGCAAGACTCTTGCTTTTTATGCTCCTATGGGTGCAGGAAAAACAACATTGATCAAAACACTTATAAAAGAATTAGGTAGTAGTGACAATGTAAGCAGCCCTACATTTGGTTTGGTTAACGAATACGCATTGGAGTCTGGTGAGCTACTAGGTTACCATTTCGATTTTTATCGGTTGGAAGATGAAGAAGAAGCTATGGACATGGGTCTAGATGATTATTTAGCCTCCGGCGGATGGATATTTATGGAATGGCCAGAAAAAATACCCAGTTTAATACCCAACGATGTTCAGAACATAAAAATTGAAATTTTAGATGAAACCACTAGGAAGCTAATTATCTTAAAATAA
- the porX gene encoding T9SS response regulator signal transducer PorX yields the protein MNKIKILWVDDEIDLLKPHIIFLESKNYSVITCQSGQEAIEELAETRVDIVFLDENMPGISGLETLSEIKIIDNSLPVVMITKSEEESIMEEAIGSKIADYLIKPVNPNQILLSLKKNLDHSRLVSEKTTSNYQQEFRKIAMDLSMVSTYQEWADLYKKLIYWELQLEEIEDSGMFEILESQKTEANQQFGKFVDRNYEDWFTDIDAPVMSHTLFKEWIAPEIKDQKTLLIVVDNLRYDQWYAFEDTVNTFYKKKKEDSYYSILPTATQYARNAIFSGLTPLAMEKKYPEWWKNDTDEGGKNLFEDKFLGEQLKRLGLDLKWEYHKISSLKQGKHLSQNFKAQKDNDLTVIVYNFVDMLSHSKTEMEVIKELASNDKSYRSLTTSWFKNSPMLEIIQQAQTLGMKLIITTDHGTINVNSPSKVVGDRDTSLNLRYKTGRSLTYEKNDVLAAKDPKSIHLPSINMSSSYIFAKNDLFFAYPNNYNHYVSYYRNTYQHGGVSLEEMIIPFVVLEPK from the coding sequence ATGAACAAAATAAAAATATTGTGGGTAGATGATGAAATCGATTTACTCAAGCCTCATATTATCTTTTTAGAATCTAAAAATTACAGCGTAATCACCTGTCAAAGCGGCCAAGAAGCTATAGAGGAACTAGCGGAAACAAGAGTGGATATCGTTTTTTTAGATGAGAACATGCCCGGTATATCTGGACTTGAAACACTTTCGGAAATTAAAATTATAGATAACTCTTTGCCTGTGGTCATGATTACCAAGAGTGAAGAAGAATCTATAATGGAAGAAGCCATTGGTTCTAAAATTGCAGATTACCTTATAAAACCAGTAAATCCTAATCAGATATTGCTTTCCCTAAAAAAGAATTTGGACCATTCAAGATTGGTTTCTGAAAAGACCACAAGTAATTATCAGCAAGAATTTAGAAAAATTGCGATGGACCTATCCATGGTAAGTACTTACCAAGAGTGGGCAGATTTATATAAAAAATTAATTTACTGGGAATTACAGTTAGAAGAAATTGAGGACAGCGGAATGTTCGAGATTTTAGAATCTCAAAAGACCGAAGCAAATCAACAATTCGGCAAGTTTGTAGACCGAAATTATGAAGATTGGTTTACGGATATTGATGCACCTGTAATGTCTCACACCTTATTTAAGGAATGGATTGCGCCAGAAATTAAAGACCAAAAGACATTGTTGATAGTAGTAGACAATTTACGTTATGATCAATGGTATGCTTTTGAAGATACGGTCAACACCTTTTACAAAAAGAAAAAGGAAGATTCATATTATAGCATACTCCCAACAGCTACCCAATATGCAAGAAATGCCATATTTTCAGGGCTGACTCCGCTTGCCATGGAAAAAAAATATCCAGAATGGTGGAAAAACGATACCGACGAAGGCGGCAAAAACTTATTTGAAGATAAGTTTCTAGGAGAACAGCTGAAAAGATTGGGTTTAGATTTAAAATGGGAATATCACAAGATTAGTAGCTTAAAGCAAGGGAAGCATCTTAGCCAGAATTTCAAAGCACAAAAAGACAATGACCTAACCGTAATTGTATACAATTTTGTTGATATGCTTTCTCATTCAAAAACAGAAATGGAAGTAATTAAAGAGTTAGCGTCAAATGATAAATCTTACAGGTCGCTGACCACCAGTTGGTTTAAGAATTCGCCGATGTTAGAAATCATACAGCAAGCCCAAACTTTAGGCATGAAACTGATTATCACAACGGATCATGGAACTATAAATGTAAATTCCCCTTCTAAAGTGGTAGGCGACAGAGACACCAGTCTAAACTTACGTTATAAAACAGGGAGAAGCCTTACCTATGAAAAGAATGATGTCCTTGCCGCAAAAGACCCAAAATCAATTCATTTACCAAGTATAAATATGAGCAGCTCTTATATCTTCGCCAAGAACGATTTGTTTTTTGCCTACCCTAATAACTACAATCACTATGTTAGTTATTACCGGAATACTTACCAACATGGCGGTGTTTCTTTAGAAGAAATGATCATACCTTTTGTAGTTTTGGAACCAAAATAA
- the sucD gene encoding succinate--CoA ligase subunit alpha, translated as MSVLVNKDSKIIVQGFTGSEGTFHAGQMIEYGTNIVGGVTPGKGGQEHLGKPVFNTVAESVEKVGADTTIIFVPPAFAADAIMEAAEAGIKVIITITEGIPVADMVKVANYIKNRDCRLIGPNCPGVITPGEAKVGIMPGFVFKEGNVGIVSKSGTLTYEAADQVVRQGLGITTAIGIGGDPIIGTTTKEAVELLINDPATECVVMIGEIGGQLEADAAQWYKASGSKKPVVGFIAGETAPAGRTMGHAGAIVGGSDDTAQAKKQIMRDCGIHVVDSPAEIGLKVKEVMG; from the coding sequence ATGAGCGTATTAGTTAATAAAGATTCAAAAATAATCGTACAAGGTTTCACTGGTAGTGAAGGTACTTTCCATGCTGGACAGATGATTGAGTACGGTACTAATATCGTAGGTGGTGTTACTCCGGGTAAAGGAGGGCAAGAGCATTTAGGTAAACCGGTTTTTAATACGGTTGCTGAATCTGTTGAGAAAGTTGGTGCAGATACTACTATCATTTTTGTTCCGCCAGCATTTGCGGCAGATGCAATAATGGAGGCTGCCGAAGCTGGTATTAAAGTTATTATTACAATTACAGAAGGTATTCCTGTTGCTGATATGGTGAAGGTTGCCAACTATATTAAAAATAGAGATTGTCGTTTAATCGGTCCTAACTGTCCTGGTGTTATTACTCCGGGTGAAGCTAAAGTTGGTATTATGCCAGGTTTTGTTTTCAAAGAAGGTAATGTAGGTATCGTTTCTAAATCTGGTACATTGACTTACGAGGCTGCTGATCAAGTGGTACGTCAAGGTTTAGGTATTACAACTGCAATAGGTATTGGTGGTGATCCAATTATTGGAACAACTACCAAAGAAGCTGTTGAGCTTTTAATCAATGACCCTGCAACCGAATGTGTGGTTATGATCGGTGAAATTGGTGGTCAATTAGAAGCGGATGCTGCACAATGGTACAAAGCTAGCGGAAGCAAAAAACCAGTTGTTGGTTTTATTGCTGGTGAAACTGCTCCTGCAGGTAGAACAATGGGTCACGCAGGTGCTATTGTTGGTGGTAGCGATGATACTGCTCAAGCTAAGAAGCAAATTATGAGAGATTGTGGTATTCACGTAGTAGATTCTCCTGCTGAAATTGGTTTGAAAGTAAAAGAAGTAATGGGTTAA
- a CDS encoding HD domain-containing protein → MKTSNKLKIFNDPIYGFIRIPNALIFDLIADPYFQRLRRISQMGLSYLVYPGAHHTRFHHALGCMYLMQKSIQVLRFKGVEITETEEEGLLCAILLHDIGHGPFSHAMEHSIVEGVSHEFISLQFMHELNERFNGSLTEAISIFTGNHSKKFLNQLVSSQLDMDRLDYLKRDSFYTGVAEGNTNAERLITMLNVIDGNLVIEEKGIYSVEKFLMARRFMYWQVYLHKTAVVAERLLISILKRARFLIEKGETLNSSESLHFFLTNHIDINNFDNETLAKFAKLDDIDILSALKEWQFSSDFVLASLCEMIINRKLLHIKVKKESITESKFLMHLNKVKAQYNLTDEDASYFVFKGELKNKAYDRQHQTINILRKNGKITDVAKLSDHLNLNALSKTVTKYYMCYPKEGV, encoded by the coding sequence TTGAAGACATCAAACAAATTGAAAATCTTTAATGATCCAATTTACGGATTTATTAGAATTCCCAATGCGCTCATTTTTGACCTCATTGCAGATCCTTACTTTCAAAGGCTTCGTAGAATCTCACAGATGGGCTTATCCTATTTGGTTTACCCAGGGGCGCACCATACTAGGTTTCATCATGCGCTAGGTTGTATGTATTTAATGCAAAAGTCTATTCAAGTGCTTCGTTTTAAAGGAGTTGAGATTACAGAAACAGAAGAAGAAGGACTTCTGTGTGCTATTCTTTTACATGATATAGGGCATGGACCTTTTTCCCATGCCATGGAGCACAGTATTGTTGAAGGTGTAAGTCATGAATTTATTTCACTGCAATTCATGCATGAGCTCAATGAACGATTTAACGGAAGTTTAACGGAAGCCATCTCCATTTTTACCGGTAATCATTCAAAAAAGTTTTTAAATCAGTTGGTGTCTAGTCAGTTAGATATGGATCGATTAGACTATTTGAAAAGAGATAGTTTTTACACCGGTGTTGCTGAAGGGAATACAAATGCAGAGCGATTAATTACCATGTTAAATGTAATCGATGGTAATTTGGTAATTGAGGAAAAAGGAATTTATTCTGTAGAGAAGTTTCTAATGGCACGTCGCTTTATGTATTGGCAGGTTTATCTTCATAAAACCGCTGTGGTCGCAGAGCGATTACTGATAAGTATTTTAAAAAGAGCTCGTTTCTTAATTGAAAAAGGTGAAACTTTAAATTCTAGTGAGTCGCTACATTTTTTTCTGACGAACCATATCGATATTAATAATTTTGATAACGAAACCTTGGCAAAGTTTGCAAAGCTTGATGATATAGATATTCTTTCTGCGTTAAAGGAATGGCAATTTTCGAGTGATTTTGTACTAGCTTCTTTGTGTGAAATGATCATCAACAGAAAACTTCTTCATATTAAGGTAAAGAAAGAGTCTATTACAGAAAGTAAGTTTTTAATGCATTTAAATAAAGTAAAAGCTCAGTATAATCTCACAGATGAAGACGCTTCTTATTTTGTCTTTAAAGGCGAGCTTAAAAATAAAGCTTACGATAGGCAACATCAGACTATCAACATTTTAAGGAAAAACGGAAAGATTACGGATGTTGCGAAATTATCTGACCACCTTAATTTAAATGCACTTTCAAAAACGGTAACCAAATATTATATGTGTTATCCTAAAGAAGGGGTTTAA
- a CDS encoding UDP-3-O-(3-hydroxymyristoyl)glucosamine N-acyltransferase gives MKFPTTFSLKQIADIISSDYVGHDDFPVLGMNEIHVVESGDIVFVDHPKYYDKALESKATVILINKNVECPKGKALLISDDPFRDFNKLTTFFQPFVPSSQTIAATAKIGKDTVIQPNAFIGNNVEIGDNCLIHSNVTIYDNCIVGNNVTIHAGSVLGADAFYYKKRPEGFDKLISGGRVVLKDNVDIGALCTIDRGVTGDTTIGFGTKLDNQVHVGHDTVIGEKCLIASQTGIAGCVIIEDEVTLWGQVGTNSGITIGAKAVIMGQTGVTKSVKGGKSYFGTPIEESREKLKQLAYLKQIPQIIKKMDNK, from the coding sequence TTGAAATTCCCAACTACTTTTTCGTTAAAACAAATCGCAGATATTATATCTAGCGATTATGTTGGTCATGATGATTTTCCTGTATTGGGAATGAACGAGATCCATGTTGTAGAATCTGGAGATATCGTATTTGTAGATCATCCTAAGTATTATGATAAGGCATTAGAGTCTAAGGCAACGGTTATCTTAATCAATAAAAATGTAGAATGCCCTAAGGGTAAAGCATTGTTAATTTCTGATGATCCGTTTAGGGATTTTAATAAATTGACTACTTTCTTTCAGCCTTTTGTACCTAGCAGTCAAACAATTGCTGCAACTGCAAAAATTGGTAAAGACACAGTAATTCAACCAAATGCATTTATTGGGAATAATGTTGAAATAGGTGATAATTGCCTAATTCATTCTAATGTAACTATTTATGATAATTGCATTGTTGGCAATAATGTTACCATACATGCTGGTAGTGTTTTAGGTGCCGATGCATTTTATTATAAAAAACGACCTGAGGGGTTCGATAAATTAATTTCTGGAGGAAGGGTTGTCTTGAAAGACAATGTTGATATAGGTGCCCTTTGTACAATTGATAGAGGTGTTACAGGTGATACCACCATTGGCTTTGGAACAAAGTTGGATAATCAGGTTCATGTTGGTCATGATACCGTTATAGGAGAAAAGTGTTTAATAGCTTCACAAACGGGTATTGCTGGTTGTGTTATTATTGAAGATGAAGTTACCCTATGGGGTCAAGTAGGTACGAATAGCGGAATAACTATTGGTGCCAAGGCTGTAATAATGGGGCAGACAGGAGTTACAAAATCCGTGAAGGGTGGCAAGAGTTATTTTGGTACTCCTATAGAAGAATCTAGAGAAAAATTGAAACAATTGGCTTATTTGAAGCAAATTCCACAAATAATTAAAAAAATGGATAATAAATAA
- the lpxA gene encoding acyl-ACP--UDP-N-acetylglucosamine O-acyltransferase has translation MNQPLAYIHPGAKIAKNVVVEPFTTIHNNVIIGDGTWIGSNVTIMEGARIGKNCNIFPGAVISASPQDLKYDGEDTTVVIGDNTTIRECATIHKGTSDRMKTVIGKNCLIMAYCHVAHDCLVGDNCIFSNNSTLAGHVTIGDNVILAGLVAVHQFVSVGQHAFVTGGSLVRKDVPPYVKAAREPLSYVGINSVGLRRRGFISDKIREIQNIYRILYQKNYNNTQAVQIIEAEMEATPERDEILQFIRDSQRGIMKGYFSNN, from the coding sequence ATGAATCAACCTTTAGCCTATATACATCCGGGAGCTAAGATTGCTAAAAACGTAGTAGTTGAACCATTTACAACTATTCATAACAATGTTATTATTGGCGATGGCACTTGGATCGGGTCTAATGTGACAATAATGGAAGGTGCTCGCATTGGTAAAAATTGTAATATTTTTCCAGGTGCAGTCATATCCGCATCTCCACAAGATTTGAAATACGATGGTGAGGATACTACGGTTGTAATCGGTGATAATACGACTATTAGAGAGTGCGCTACTATACATAAAGGTACATCTGACCGTATGAAAACCGTAATAGGTAAAAACTGCCTTATTATGGCGTATTGCCATGTTGCTCATGACTGTTTAGTTGGTGATAATTGTATTTTTTCAAATAATTCAACTTTAGCTGGTCACGTAACCATAGGTGATAATGTTATTCTTGCAGGTTTGGTTGCAGTACATCAATTTGTATCTGTTGGTCAACATGCTTTTGTAACAGGTGGTTCTTTGGTAAGAAAAGATGTGCCTCCTTACGTAAAAGCGGCAAGAGAACCGTTATCTTATGTAGGTATCAATTCTGTCGGATTAAGACGAAGAGGATTCATTTCCGATAAGATTAGAGAAATACAGAATATCTATAGAATTCTTTATCAGAAGAATTATAACAACACGCAAGCAGTTCAAATTATAGAGGCTGAAATGGAGGCAACTCCAGAACGCGATGAAATATTACAATTTATTCGCGATTCTCAACGTGGTATCATGAAAGGATATTTCAGCAATAATTAA
- a CDS encoding bifunctional UDP-3-O-[3-hydroxymyristoyl] N-acetylglucosamine deacetylase/3-hydroxyacyl-ACP dehydratase has product MSTTTIKQRTIGKEVSLTGVGLHTGSDVTIKFVPADKNHGYAFKRVDLEGSPVIPADATLVNNTQRGTNLEKNGVRIQTSEHVLAALVGLEIDNVLIELNAAEPPIMDGSSKFFVEALEKAGIVEQDAFREEYVVKEVISYRDEKTGSEITIIPSDTYQVTTMVDFGTKVLGTQNATLEKLSDFKAEIADARTFSFLHELEALLENGLIKGGDLNNAIVYVDKEISEETMKKLEKAFNKKKLSVKANGILDNLILHQPNEAARHKLLDVIGDLALAGTRIRGKVIANKPGHFVNTQFAKKIAQIIKLEKRNNVPKYDLSLPPLMDIHKIMDMLPHRPPFLLIDRILELSDSHVVGMKNVTMNEPFFVGHFPGAPVMPGVLQVEAMAQTGGILVLSTVPDPENYLTLFMKIDKVKFKRQVLPGDTLIFHCSLITPIRRGICHMQAYAYANDKLVSEAEMMAQIVKRT; this is encoded by the coding sequence ATGAGCACAACAACTATTAAACAAAGAACAATAGGTAAGGAAGTAAGTCTTACGGGAGTAGGTTTACATACCGGAAGTGACGTTACAATAAAATTCGTTCCTGCGGATAAAAACCATGGTTATGCCTTTAAAAGGGTAGACCTTGAAGGTTCTCCGGTAATACCGGCAGATGCCACTTTGGTGAACAATACACAAAGAGGAACAAATCTTGAAAAGAACGGAGTAAGGATTCAAACTTCAGAGCATGTTTTGGCTGCTTTGGTAGGTTTGGAAATTGACAATGTTTTAATTGAATTGAATGCCGCAGAACCGCCGATAATGGATGGTTCTTCTAAATTTTTCGTAGAAGCTTTAGAAAAAGCCGGTATTGTAGAACAAGATGCATTTCGTGAAGAATATGTAGTCAAAGAAGTAATTTCTTATAGAGATGAGAAAACAGGTAGTGAAATAACCATCATTCCTTCAGACACTTACCAAGTTACTACTATGGTAGATTTTGGTACAAAGGTATTAGGTACTCAAAATGCTACTTTAGAGAAACTTTCTGATTTTAAGGCGGAAATTGCTGACGCTCGTACGTTTAGCTTTTTGCACGAATTGGAGGCGTTATTGGAAAACGGACTTATTAAGGGTGGTGATTTAAATAATGCCATTGTATATGTTGATAAGGAGATTTCAGAGGAAACCATGAAAAAGCTGGAGAAGGCTTTTAATAAAAAGAAGCTTTCTGTAAAGGCAAATGGTATTTTAGATAATTTAATTTTACACCAGCCAAATGAAGCTGCACGCCATAAATTATTAGATGTTATTGGTGATTTGGCATTGGCAGGTACTAGAATTAGAGGTAAGGTAATTGCTAATAAACCAGGCCATTTTGTAAATACCCAGTTTGCTAAGAAAATTGCGCAGATCATTAAATTAGAGAAGCGTAATAACGTGCCTAAATACGATCTTAGCTTACCTCCATTAATGGATATTCATAAAATAATGGATATGCTACCACACAGACCTCCATTTTTATTGATCGATCGTATTTTGGAGCTTTCAGATTCTCATGTTGTGGGGATGAAGAATGTAACCATGAACGAACCTTTCTTTGTAGGTCACTTTCCTGGAGCTCCGGTAATGCCAGGAGTTTTGCAAGTTGAGGCAATGGCACAAACAGGTGGAATTTTAGTGCTGAGCACTGTTCCGGATCCTGAAAATTATTTGACCCTTTTCATGAAAATCGATAAGGTGAAATTTAAAAGACAAGTACTACCTGGAGATACTTTAATTTTCCATTGTAGTTTAATTACCCCGATAAGAAGGGGAATATGCCATATGCAGGCTTATGCTTATGCCAATGATAAATTGGTTAGTGAAGCGGAAATGATGGCTCAAATTGTAAAAAGAACATAG